In the genome of Planctomyces sp. SH-PL62, the window CCCGGCCGCCCTGGCCGGCGAGGCGATCGACAAGGCTCGCCAGCTGATCGCCGCCAAGGACCTGAAGGCCGCCGCCGGGGTGCTCGAAGACGCGCTCGGGGCCGCCCCCTCGGCCGAGGACCGCAAGGCCGCCGTCGACCTGCTGAAAGAGACTTACAAGGGCCTGATCCGGGACGCCAGGGCCGCCGGCGCCACCCAGGAGGCCGCCTCTTTCGAGGACGACCTGGCCATCCTGGAAGCCGCCTCGCCCCCCCCGGCGGCTCCCGCTCCAGCTGCCACGCCCCCCTCGCCGTCTCCGGCCCCCACGGCGCCACCGGCCGCCGCGCCCGAGCCGGCTCCCGCGCCCGCACCGGCTCCCACGCCCGCACCGGCCCCCGCGCCCGCACCGGCGGAACGGGTCTCGATCCCCCACGTCGAGCCTGCTCCGGCCGCCGCGCCCGAGCCGGCCCCGGCCGATCCCCCCGCGCAGCTCCCTCCGCTGGGCGGACCGGAGCCCGCGCCCCAGTCGGCGGCCCCGGCGAAGACCGCCCCCCGCCCAGGTCGCTCGACGACCGGGTGGGGCGGGCCGCCGTCGCGAGCCCTGAATCCCGCCCCGAGGCGTCTTCGGCGCCCTCGGCCGGAACCGCGGAGCCGATCGAGGGGCTCGCGGAGGCCGACGCCCTGTTCAACAAGAAGCAATACGACCAGGCGGGCCAGCGGTACGCGGTCCTCGCCCGCAAGGGGCAGCTCCCCGCCGCCCGGAACAAGGTCTGGGCCTACTGCCGGTGGGCGGCGGTCGTCGCCCGGATCAACGCCGGCCCGCGATCGAACCAGGAATGGGAACTCATCGAGCGCGAGATCGACAGCATCCAGCGCCTGACGCCCGGCAACTGGTACGGCGAGTACCTCAAGGACCGCGTCGCCGCGGCGCGCAACGGCGAGCGGCCCATCGGCAAGGGGCCCGGCGGGCTGGCCGTCCGCGGCGCCTCGCCCGACGAATCCGAACCGGAATCCGATCCGACGCCGGCTCCCGCTCCGGCCCCGGCCCCGACTCCGCGACGACGCCCCACGGCCGACCCCCAGGCGCGCAGGGCCGCGGCCGGGGAAGCCCTCGACCTTCCGCCCGCCGACGATCCCCTCCCGAGCCCGGCTCCCGAGCTCGCCCCGCCGGCCGCCGAACTCCCCGACTCGATCCCGGACGCCGCTCCCGCGTCGGCTCCCGCCGCCGGGCTGGGGGCGTCCCCCGTCTCGTGGCAGGTCCACGAGACCGAGAGCTTCCGAATCTTCCACGTCGACCCCGCGCTCGCCGCGAAGGCGGCCGCGGCGGCCGAGGCCGTCAGGGTCTCGCAGGGGACGCGCTGGGGGAGTCCCACGGCGCGCGGGGCCTGGTCGCCGCGATGCGACATCTACCTCTATCCCACCGCGTCCGACTTCGCCCGCATGACCGGCCAGCCCGAGACCTCGCCCGGCTTCTCGACGATGGGGATCGGCGGCGGCCAGGTCGTCGCCCGCCGCGTGAACCTGAGGGCCGATCACCCGCAGTTGATCTCGGCCATCCTTCCGCACGAAGTCACCCACGTCGTCCTCGCCGACGTCTTCGCCGACCAGCAGATTCCCCGCTGGGCCGACGAGGGGATGGCCGTCCTCGCCGAACCCGCCGCCGAGCAGGTCGGCCGCGCCGTCGAGCTCCACGCCCCTCTCGCCGAGAACCGCGTCTTCCAGCTCGAAAAGCTGATGGCGATCGACTATCCCGAGTCCCAGGACTGGAATCTCTACTACGCCCAGAGCGTCTCGCTCACCCAGTTCCTGATGGCCGAGGGGACCCCCGCCCAGTTCGTCGCCTTCCTGAAGAACGCCCAGCAGGACGGGACCGACGCAGCCCTTCGCGGCACCTACCGCATCGCCGGTCTCGACGACCTCGAACGCCGATGGCGCGACTACGCCCGTCGCGAATCCTCGCGCCTGGCCGTCGCCCCGACCGCCTCCGACGCCTCGACGACCAAGTAACGATCCCACAACTCCGGCGCAATCAAATGCCGGCGCAATCATGCCTTCCCCCCTCGCGGAGGAAGACCGCCGGTCTCCGCATCCGGAACCATAACGCCCTTCCCCCCTGGCGGGGGAAGGTGGCCCGGAGGGCCGGATGAGGGGGGGACGAGCACGAACGCCACCGCCGTAATGTCCGGCCCGATTGCGAATCCCGCCGGCGTTCGTGCTCGTCTTCCCCCTCATCTGACCCCTCCGGGGTCTGTCTTCCCCCGCGAGGGGGGAAGACTTTCATCGCATCGAAGGCCACCGCCGTAATGTCCGGCCCGATTGCGAATCCCGCCGGCGTTCGTGCTCGTCTTCCCCCTCATCTGACCCCTCCGGGGTCTGTCTTCCCCCGCGAGGGGGGAAGACTTTCATCGCATCGAAGGCCACCGCCGTAATGTCCGGCCCGATTGCGAATCCCGACGGCGCTTATGCTCGTCACCCCCTCATCTGACCGCTTCGCGGTCTGTCGGGGAAGACCGTTGTTGAGGACGGAAGGCGACGGCGTTTCGGGTGAATGGACTGCGAATCCCGACGGACGGCTCGCGCGGCGCGCTCAGCTCGCGGATTCGGTTCGCCAGAGGCGGGAGAGGCGTTCGCGCTCGGCGTC includes:
- a CDS encoding peptidase MA family metallohydrolase, translated to MGRAAVASPESRPEASSAPSAGTAEPIEGLAEADALFNKKQYDQAGQRYAVLARKGQLPAARNKVWAYCRWAAVVARINAGPRSNQEWELIEREIDSIQRLTPGNWYGEYLKDRVAAARNGERPIGKGPGGLAVRGASPDESEPESDPTPAPAPAPAPTPRRRPTADPQARRAAAGEALDLPPADDPLPSPAPELAPPAAELPDSIPDAAPASAPAAGLGASPVSWQVHETESFRIFHVDPALAAKAAAAAEAVRVSQGTRWGSPTARGAWSPRCDIYLYPTASDFARMTGQPETSPGFSTMGIGGGQVVARRVNLRADHPQLISAILPHEVTHVVLADVFADQQIPRWADEGMAVLAEPAAEQVGRAVELHAPLAENRVFQLEKLMAIDYPESQDWNLYYAQSVSLTQFLMAEGTPAQFVAFLKNAQQDGTDAALRGTYRIAGLDDLERRWRDYARRESSRLAVAPTASDASTTK